The following are encoded in a window of Solibacillus sp. FSL R7-0668 genomic DNA:
- the hemB gene encoding porphobilinogen synthase — MTELYFQRHRRLRQSPAMRALVKETYLHKEDLIYPLFIIEGENIKNEVSSMPGVFQLSLDNLAAEIDEIVELGIQAVLLFGIPAEKDAVGSGAFHDHGIVQEATRLIKERHPALLVVADTCLCEFTDHGHCGVIEGEQILNDPSLDILARTAVSQAKAGADIIAPSNMMDGFVAAIRAGLDAEGFQHIPIMSYAVKYASSYYGPFREAAEGAPKFGDRKTYQMDPSNRMEAIREATSDMEEGADFLIVKPALAYMDIIRDVKNSFPVPVVAYNVSGEYSMVKAAAQNGWIDEKSVVLETLLGMKRAGSDLIITYHAKDVCRWLEEK, encoded by the coding sequence ATGACAGAACTTTATTTCCAACGCCACCGTCGCTTACGTCAATCACCTGCGATGCGTGCATTAGTAAAAGAAACATACTTACACAAAGAAGATTTAATTTATCCGTTATTCATTATTGAAGGCGAGAACATTAAAAATGAAGTGAGCTCAATGCCAGGTGTGTTCCAATTATCACTTGACAATTTAGCAGCAGAAATCGATGAAATTGTTGAATTAGGCATTCAAGCAGTTTTACTATTCGGGATTCCAGCTGAAAAGGATGCGGTTGGCTCGGGTGCTTTCCACGATCATGGTATTGTTCAAGAGGCCACGCGTTTAATTAAAGAACGTCATCCGGCGCTATTAGTAGTTGCTGACACTTGCCTATGTGAATTTACTGATCATGGTCACTGTGGTGTCATTGAGGGCGAGCAAATTTTAAATGATCCATCTTTAGATATTTTAGCGCGTACAGCAGTATCTCAAGCAAAAGCGGGTGCTGATATTATCGCCCCATCGAACATGATGGACGGTTTTGTTGCAGCGATTCGTGCAGGCTTAGACGCAGAAGGGTTCCAGCATATTCCGATTATGTCGTATGCCGTGAAATATGCATCGAGCTATTATGGACCATTCCGTGAAGCGGCAGAGGGCGCACCTAAATTCGGGGATCGTAAAACGTATCAGATGGACCCATCGAATCGTATGGAAGCCATTCGTGAAGCTACTTCAGATATGGAAGAAGGCGCGGATTTCTTAATTGTAAAGCCAGCACTAGCCTATATGGACATTATTCGTGATGTGAAAAACAGCTTCCCAGTGCCAGTTGTTGCTTATAATGTTTCTGGTGAATATTCAATGGTTAAAGCAGCAGCTCAAAATGGCTGGATTGATGAAAAATCCGTTGTACTGGAAACATTATTAGGTATGAAGCGTGCGGGTTCTGATTTAATTATTACTTATCATGCAAAAGACGTTTGTCGTTGGTTGGAGGAAAAATAA
- a CDS encoding uroporphyrinogen-III synthase, protein MHSKALANKTIILTGSSVVMSVKELITQHGGQVYCYPLIETVEKVTMEDQTYLNNLETYHWLIFTSQNAVTFFVDKLERALVTVPSTLKIAAVGEKTATLLNQHGFKIHFMPTVYSADVFIQQFELLPNERALFVRGSMAKSTIHDGTGADEWTVYETRPCKSYLQPLEECLLAHEEPIVIFASPSAVEIYAHSIVPTVDWRYVKFASIGHITTAALEKYGVKPIVQPKIYTMQAVIEQLILEELSS, encoded by the coding sequence ATGCACAGTAAGGCACTTGCAAACAAAACGATTATTTTAACGGGCTCAAGTGTTGTTATGTCTGTCAAAGAGCTTATTACACAGCATGGTGGTCAAGTCTATTGCTATCCGTTAATTGAAACCGTTGAAAAAGTGACTATGGAAGATCAAACGTATCTTAACAATCTTGAGACGTATCATTGGCTTATTTTTACGAGTCAAAATGCCGTTACATTTTTTGTCGATAAGCTAGAGCGTGCCCTAGTCACAGTACCGAGCACGTTGAAAATTGCGGCTGTCGGTGAAAAGACAGCCACATTACTAAATCAGCATGGGTTTAAGATTCACTTTATGCCGACTGTTTATAGCGCCGATGTGTTTATTCAACAATTCGAGCTATTGCCAAATGAGCGGGCGTTATTTGTACGTGGCTCTATGGCGAAAAGCACCATTCATGACGGCACAGGTGCTGATGAATGGACCGTTTATGAAACACGTCCTTGTAAAAGCTATTTACAGCCATTAGAAGAGTGTTTATTAGCGCATGAAGAGCCTATTGTCATTTTTGCAAGCCCATCTGCGGTAGAAATCTATGCACACTCGATTGTGCCAACTGTCGATTGGCGCTATGTAAAATTTGCTTCGATTGGTCATATTACAACGGCAGCACTAGAAAAATACGGTGTAAAGCCGATTGTGCAACCAAAAATCTATACGATGCAAGCTGTCATTGAACAGCTCATCTTGGAGGAATTATCATCATGA
- a CDS encoding VWA domain-containing protein produces MITLKKYMALVLICVLILSTALPFSASPVEAATTKISDVTTKNPKYTAIKWAVDNQYLALFPGNKFDGGYSVKEWELLHFISKLDDNFHIDLKGKSDRAIQEILYNYYGDLNMPLNGVASPNKRTSTVTRGQFALIYAAANGLDLSDVQAVRYLYMSEITTGTTGQKTYEDYVASNTMKRGDLAVFMYRVYKQGKLSIEGLPASPSGKDNNKITIPVNFVTSKDNSVTIPSKPGSSTDDKEKRPDVYKAVKSIDVKNEELIANGVDSTLITIDLRDSYGNDIPYDESLAFKVTSQAKAKISETNNSTSGEASVVYTDGPLLSVYVTAPAASKSIVDTICFEMVNPTEKYYTYKNQVIKTSVRYVPKPELRVTYQVHDPEQTDWDGGNVDPGAKPLPALPVGTVGTITVPFTVNGEITVTDYDVDTKLMTGSKWETYTNEQGALTQGDVESDEIQYGNAELKLEGQIISVWLFEQILDYMIYGADKDSEWGGVGSAKVMYTINSEGRATYDLQGVIGKEYLDQFESKVHAVIIYLIKEFLPPADNITLAHAETVKVIQAMYERLGQVDKNLLQKEQADLIGKLLGAIAKIDVLLAGQELEQRPEGMDRYTKVIVNLVAPGGTIITDYYGTVEVTFNGKSKLVSFDTNTKDYNTGTGSPGSAVVFFDDIIYGKSQVKVRLVDLDPRYDKVIGSLKGQTVSAPIFANPRFENNLCLLESEVMFVVDHSGSMNRVDPTNETRSKVKQTVKRINANPTHVYRFNTRATFEAKDTAEEVANMASLLDQKRSGGTNIITSLKTALSNFSTNEFTNKAIVLITDGYSNTNGLDEVLRKAKEQGVAIHTVSVGSYKQVNEKLLKDIASETKGTYQNIVEIENLHGALQSIINSILCKTPVSNNSCLVGDTLFNNTDVRIEPTKVTLIADVNTSCTTVKGVRVIFHSPSGNVQYDLPSRGSSRYMHRPNLYEFPEFDLYTEVEFQALDASGNVITIKKHMM; encoded by the coding sequence TTGATTACTTTGAAAAAATATATGGCGCTAGTGTTAATTTGTGTACTAATTCTTTCAACAGCATTACCATTTAGTGCGTCCCCGGTGGAGGCAGCTACTACAAAAATTTCGGATGTTACGACAAAGAATCCAAAGTATACTGCCATTAAATGGGCGGTTGACAATCAATATCTTGCCTTATTTCCTGGGAATAAATTTGATGGTGGCTATTCTGTAAAGGAATGGGAGCTACTTCATTTTATTTCAAAATTAGATGATAATTTTCATATTGATTTAAAGGGAAAGTCAGACCGAGCGATTCAAGAGATTTTATATAATTATTATGGTGATTTAAATATGCCATTAAATGGAGTGGCAAGCCCGAACAAGCGTACATCAACTGTAACGAGGGGGCAATTTGCGCTCATTTATGCAGCAGCGAATGGACTGGATTTATCAGACGTTCAAGCGGTTCGTTATTTATATATGAGCGAAATTACTACAGGTACAACGGGACAAAAAACGTATGAAGACTATGTGGCAAGCAATACAATGAAGCGCGGCGACTTAGCCGTATTTATGTATCGTGTTTATAAGCAAGGTAAGCTATCGATCGAAGGGCTACCAGCATCGCCATCAGGTAAGGATAATAATAAAATTACAATACCTGTAAACTTTGTTACATCTAAAGATAATTCGGTGACGATTCCATCTAAGCCGGGTTCTAGCACAGATGACAAAGAAAAACGCCCAGATGTGTATAAAGCAGTAAAAAGCATTGATGTTAAAAATGAAGAATTAATCGCAAATGGTGTGGATTCTACACTGATTACGATTGATTTACGAGATAGCTATGGCAATGACATCCCTTATGATGAATCATTAGCATTTAAAGTAACATCACAAGCAAAGGCAAAAATTTCTGAAACGAATAACAGTACAAGTGGTGAAGCGAGCGTCGTATACACAGATGGTCCATTGTTAAGCGTTTATGTAACGGCACCAGCTGCATCCAAATCAATTGTGGATACGATTTGCTTTGAAATGGTGAACCCAACAGAGAAATATTACACGTATAAAAATCAAGTAATCAAAACATCTGTTCGTTATGTGCCAAAGCCAGAATTACGCGTTACGTATCAAGTACATGACCCAGAGCAAACAGATTGGGATGGCGGCAATGTAGACCCAGGAGCGAAGCCATTACCAGCGCTACCTGTAGGGACGGTAGGTACGATTACAGTTCCATTTACAGTGAATGGCGAAATTACTGTAACGGATTATGATGTCGATACGAAATTGATGACCGGTTCGAAATGGGAAACGTATACAAACGAGCAAGGTGCCTTGACGCAAGGTGACGTAGAATCGGATGAAATTCAATATGGAAATGCAGAATTAAAGTTAGAGGGGCAAATCATTTCTGTTTGGTTATTTGAGCAAATTTTAGATTATATGATTTATGGCGCAGATAAAGACTCAGAGTGGGGCGGCGTAGGTAGTGCAAAAGTAATGTACACAATCAATAGTGAAGGCCGTGCCACATATGATTTACAAGGTGTAATTGGAAAAGAATATTTAGACCAATTTGAGAGTAAAGTACACGCCGTTATTATTTATTTAATTAAAGAATTTTTACCTCCTGCGGATAATATTACATTAGCCCATGCAGAAACAGTAAAAGTGATTCAAGCGATGTACGAACGATTAGGTCAGGTGGATAAAAACCTATTGCAGAAGGAACAAGCAGATTTAATCGGTAAATTACTCGGAGCGATTGCTAAAATCGATGTATTACTTGCAGGGCAAGAATTAGAACAGCGTCCAGAAGGTATGGATCGTTATACGAAAGTGATTGTCAACCTTGTTGCACCAGGTGGAACAATCATTACCGATTATTACGGAACGGTTGAAGTAACCTTTAACGGTAAATCAAAGCTGGTGTCATTCGATACGAATACAAAAGATTACAATACCGGTACAGGTAGCCCCGGCTCTGCCGTTGTGTTCTTTGATGATATTATTTACGGTAAATCTCAGGTTAAGGTTCGTTTAGTCGACTTAGACCCGCGTTATGATAAGGTAATTGGTTCATTGAAAGGGCAAACCGTTTCAGCACCAATTTTCGCTAATCCTCGATTTGAGAATAATTTATGTTTACTTGAATCGGAGGTCATGTTTGTAGTCGATCATTCAGGTTCGATGAATAGAGTAGATCCTACTAACGAAACAAGAAGTAAAGTGAAGCAAACGGTGAAGCGAATAAATGCAAATCCAACGCATGTCTATCGTTTTAATACACGAGCAACCTTTGAAGCGAAAGATACGGCAGAGGAAGTTGCGAATATGGCAAGCCTGTTAGATCAAAAGCGTTCAGGTGGTACAAATATCATCACTTCGTTGAAAACAGCATTAAGCAACTTCTCAACCAATGAATTTACGAATAAAGCGATTGTTTTAATTACAGATGGTTATTCCAATACCAATGGCTTAGATGAAGTGCTTCGAAAAGCAAAGGAACAAGGCGTTGCAATTCATACTGTTTCCGTTGGCTCGTATAAGCAAGTAAACGAAAAGCTGTTAAAAGATATCGCCTCTGAGACAAAAGGGACTTACCAAAACATTGTAGAGATTGAGAATTTACATGGTGCCTTACAATCGATTATTAATTCGATTTTATGTAAAACACCTGTAAGCAATAATAGCTGCTTAGTTGGCGATACATTATTCAATAATACGGATGTACGAATTGAACCTACAAAAGTAACATTGATTGCGGATGTTAATACAAGCTGTACAACTGTAAAAGGTGTGCGTGTTATTTTCCATTCGCCAAGTGGTAATGTTCAATATGACTTACCGTCGCGTGGTTCTTCACGCTATATGCATCGACCAAATTTATATGAGTTCCCAGAATTCGATCTTTATACAGAAGTAGAATTCCAAGCGTTAGATGCTTCAGGAAATGTGATTACAATAAAAAAACATATGATGTAA
- the hemC gene encoding hydroxymethylbilane synthase, translating into MRKIIVGSRKSKLALTQTNWFINELKAAGVPFEFEVKEIVTKGDRILDVQLSKVGGKGLFVKEIEQALYDKEIDFAVHSMKDMPAVLPEGLVIGCIPPREDARDAFISKNHVKFADLPKGAIVGTSSLRRSAQLLTVRPDLTIKWIRGNVDTRLNKLETEEYDAILLAAAGLKRLGWSDEVVTEYLETDICLPAVAQGSLGIECRADDAELLEQLAKLTDAPTWKTAHAERSFLAAMDGGCQVPIAGYATVDGDNITLTGLVAAPDASVSYKETLTGTDADVLGKQVAAKLTEQGAFDLIQKVKAELDAQ; encoded by the coding sequence TTGAGAAAAATTATTGTAGGTTCACGTAAAAGTAAATTAGCCTTAACGCAAACAAACTGGTTTATTAACGAATTAAAAGCAGCAGGTGTACCGTTTGAATTTGAAGTGAAAGAGATCGTTACAAAGGGTGACCGTATTTTAGATGTGCAGCTTTCAAAGGTTGGGGGCAAGGGCTTATTCGTAAAAGAAATTGAGCAAGCTTTATACGATAAAGAAATCGATTTTGCTGTGCACTCCATGAAGGATATGCCTGCTGTGTTACCTGAGGGCTTAGTCATTGGCTGTATTCCACCCCGTGAAGATGCGCGTGATGCGTTCATCTCAAAAAATCATGTGAAATTTGCCGATTTACCAAAAGGTGCAATTGTTGGGACGAGCTCATTGCGCCGTTCAGCACAGCTACTTACAGTACGACCAGACTTAACGATTAAATGGATTCGTGGCAATGTCGATACACGTTTAAATAAGCTTGAAACAGAAGAATATGATGCGATACTTTTAGCGGCAGCAGGCCTTAAACGTCTGGGCTGGAGCGATGAAGTCGTAACAGAATATTTAGAGACAGATATTTGTCTACCAGCAGTAGCACAGGGCTCTTTAGGCATCGAGTGTCGCGCGGATGATGCTGAGTTACTGGAGCAATTGGCCAAATTAACAGATGCACCAACATGGAAAACTGCCCATGCGGAGCGTTCGTTCCTTGCTGCGATGGATGGGGGCTGCCAAGTACCAATCGCTGGCTATGCAACGGTTGATGGGGACAATATCACATTAACAGGCTTGGTCGCAGCACCGGATGCTTCTGTAAGCTATAAAGAAACATTAACAGGAACAGATGCAGATGTATTAGGGAAACAGGTTGCAGCCAAATTAACTGAACAAGGTGCCTTTGATTTAATTCAAAAAGTAAAGGCTGAGCTTGATGCACAGTAA
- the hemA gene encoding glutamyl-tRNA reductase codes for MHTLVVGLNYKTAPVEIREKLSFIETDIANAMEALQNQKSILENVIISTCNRTEIYAVVDQLHTGRYYIKQFLANWFNIPMEQFEDHLFIREEDASLDHLFRVTAGIDSMVLGETQILGQVKKSFLQGQELGTTGTVYNQLFKQAVTFAKRAHSETAIGENAVSVSYAAVELAKKIFGSLQNKHVAILGAGKMGELAIQNLYGNGVGKVTVINRTFEKAQNLAAKFDGDAKAMNELQCTLLEADILISSTGATEYVIDYELMKDVAKFRKGDPLFMVDIAVPRDLDPKISDVPNVFLYDIDDLQGIVQANLAERERAANDIVAMIQNEIIEFKDWFKTLGVVPVISALRKKAASIQEETMMSIENKMPDLTERERKILNKHTKSIINQLLKNPILQAKELANSNEAAAQLALFQQIFGIEEDVEQEVLQMQQQKVQQDKTAPDANFEPRLSY; via the coding sequence ATGCATACATTGGTAGTAGGCTTGAATTATAAAACAGCGCCAGTCGAGATCCGTGAGAAATTATCATTTATCGAAACTGATATTGCAAATGCGATGGAAGCGCTACAAAATCAAAAAAGTATATTAGAAAATGTAATTATCTCGACATGCAACCGTACCGAAATTTATGCGGTTGTAGATCAATTGCATACAGGTCGTTATTATATCAAGCAATTTTTAGCAAACTGGTTTAATATCCCGATGGAACAATTTGAGGATCACCTCTTTATTCGTGAGGAGGATGCATCATTAGATCATTTATTCCGTGTAACGGCGGGGATTGATTCGATGGTGTTAGGTGAAACACAAATTTTAGGCCAAGTGAAAAAAAGCTTTTTACAAGGTCAAGAATTAGGGACTACGGGAACCGTTTACAATCAATTATTTAAACAAGCTGTCACATTTGCTAAGCGTGCTCATAGTGAAACCGCGATCGGAGAAAATGCCGTATCTGTTTCGTATGCAGCAGTTGAATTAGCAAAGAAGATTTTCGGTTCATTACAAAACAAGCATGTAGCGATTTTAGGTGCTGGTAAAATGGGTGAGCTCGCGATTCAAAATCTTTATGGTAATGGTGTTGGGAAGGTAACGGTAATCAATCGTACATTTGAAAAAGCACAAAACCTAGCAGCTAAATTTGATGGGGATGCCAAGGCAATGAACGAGTTACAATGTACGCTCCTTGAGGCGGATATTTTGATCAGTTCAACAGGAGCGACAGAATATGTGATTGATTATGAGTTAATGAAGGATGTTGCAAAATTCCGTAAAGGCGATCCATTATTTATGGTAGATATTGCGGTGCCACGTGATTTAGACCCAAAAATTAGTGATGTGCCAAATGTCTTTTTGTATGATATTGATGATTTACAAGGTATTGTACAAGCTAACTTAGCCGAGCGTGAACGTGCTGCTAATGATATTGTAGCTATGATTCAAAACGAAATTATCGAGTTTAAGGATTGGTTTAAAACATTAGGTGTCGTTCCGGTAATTTCAGCATTGCGTAAAAAGGCCGCGTCTATTCAAGAAGAGACGATGATGAGTATCGAAAACAAAATGCCTGATTTAACTGAACGTGAACGAAAAATTTTAAATAAACATACGAAATCAATTATTAATCAGTTGTTAAAAAATCCAATTTTACAGGCAAAGGAATTGGCCAATTCCAATGAAGCGGCAGCACAGCTTGCATTGTTCCAACAAATCTTTGGAATAGAAGAGGATGTTGAGCAGGAAGTACTGCAAATGCAACAGCAAAAGGTGCAGCAAGATAAAACGGCACCTGATGCGAATTTCGAGCCACGTTTGTCTTATTAA
- the hemL gene encoding glutamate-1-semialdehyde 2,1-aminomutase — translation MRSYEKSKAAFAEAVHLMPGGVNSPVRAFKSVNLDPIFMDSGKGAVIKDIDGNEYIDYVLSWGPLILGHSEPKVVQAIQEQATKATSFGAPSLSENELAKLVLDRVPGIEMIRFVSSGTEATMSALRLARGYTGRDKILKFEGSYHGHGDSLLIKAGSGVATLGLPDSPGVPADIAKNTLTVPYNDLAAAKTVFEKYGSELAAVIVEPVAGNMGVVPPKPEFLTGLRELTEKHGTVLIFDEVMTGFRVDYSCAQGYYGVTPDLTTLGKVIGGGLPVGAFAGKRKIMENIAPAGPIYQAGTLSGNPLAMTAGRATLEQLTPESYEYFQKLGDQLEEGFRAAATKFNIPHTVNRAGSMIGFFFTNEDVVDFESAKTSDLALFAEYFKLMAEEGIFLPPSQFEGLFISTAHTEEHIAKTVAAFHTVFEKLAR, via the coding sequence ATGCGTAGTTACGAGAAATCAAAGGCAGCTTTTGCGGAAGCTGTTCACTTAATGCCAGGTGGCGTAAACTCACCGGTACGTGCATTTAAATCTGTGAATTTAGACCCGATCTTTATGGATTCAGGTAAAGGTGCGGTCATTAAAGATATTGATGGCAATGAATACATTGATTACGTATTATCTTGGGGACCACTTATTTTAGGTCATTCAGAGCCAAAAGTCGTGCAGGCGATTCAAGAGCAAGCAACAAAGGCAACTTCTTTTGGTGCGCCATCTCTTTCTGAAAATGAGCTAGCAAAATTAGTATTGGATCGTGTACCGGGTATTGAGATGATTCGATTCGTTTCTTCGGGTACAGAGGCAACGATGTCGGCATTACGTTTAGCGCGTGGCTATACAGGACGCGACAAAATTTTGAAATTTGAAGGTTCTTATCATGGGCATGGTGATTCACTATTAATTAAAGCTGGGTCAGGCGTGGCAACATTAGGTTTACCAGATTCTCCGGGTGTGCCAGCGGATATCGCGAAAAATACATTGACAGTGCCTTACAATGATTTAGCGGCCGCAAAAACAGTCTTTGAAAAATATGGTTCTGAATTAGCGGCGGTTATTGTCGAGCCAGTTGCAGGTAATATGGGTGTTGTTCCGCCAAAGCCAGAGTTTTTAACAGGCCTACGCGAATTAACAGAAAAGCATGGCACCGTGTTAATTTTTGATGAGGTAATGACAGGCTTCCGTGTAGACTATAGCTGTGCACAGGGCTATTATGGTGTTACCCCTGATTTAACAACGCTAGGGAAAGTAATTGGCGGCGGTCTGCCAGTAGGTGCGTTTGCAGGGAAACGTAAGATTATGGAAAACATTGCGCCAGCTGGTCCGATTTATCAAGCGGGTACACTATCAGGTAACCCACTTGCGATGACAGCGGGTCGTGCCACTTTAGAGCAATTAACACCAGAATCTTATGAGTATTTCCAAAAGCTTGGAGACCAATTAGAAGAAGGCTTCCGCGCAGCAGCAACGAAATTCAATATTCCGCACACGGTCAATCGTGCGGGCTCCATGATTGGTTTCTTCTTTACAAATGAAGACGTGGTTGATTTTGAATCAGCCAAAACATCTGATTTAGCCTTATTCGCTGAATATTTCAAATTAATGGCAGAGGAAGGCATTTTCTTACCACCATCCCAATTTGAAGGTTTATTCATCTCAACTGCTCATACAGAAGAGCATATCGCTAAAACTGTTGCGGCTTTCCATACAGTATTTGAAAAGTTGGCACGCTAA
- the ccsA gene encoding cytochrome c biogenesis protein CcsA: protein MTDVVMARLYELMIVLYALSIVLYFIDYLYKNVKCRRVAFWFVSIVWVLQTIYIVLFVLETKRFPILSLYEGVFIYAWLLTMLSIVLHCIVRVDLPVFFINVLSFIFMSIHLIAPQSARQIVGEALISEMLLIHISFAIVSYAAFSVAFIFAILYLILYRLLKQKKWNNLWSRLPNLQQTMNWINYSTIIGVPLLLISLILGLEWAFLTLEGLSIFDVKIIGSFVVSVVYLIIFLLHRKGILLGTMYARVHIYLFLLVVVNFFLGSKLSNFHLWV, encoded by the coding sequence ATGACGGATGTAGTTATGGCAAGATTATATGAGCTCATGATTGTTCTCTATGCGCTCAGTATCGTGCTATATTTTATTGATTATTTATATAAAAATGTGAAATGTAGACGTGTGGCATTTTGGTTTGTTTCGATTGTCTGGGTATTGCAAACGATTTACATAGTGCTTTTTGTCCTAGAGACGAAACGCTTCCCCATTTTATCACTTTATGAGGGAGTCTTTATTTACGCATGGCTGCTTACAATGCTGTCGATTGTCTTACACTGCATTGTTCGCGTTGATTTACCGGTGTTCTTTATTAATGTATTGAGCTTTATTTTTATGTCGATTCATTTAATTGCACCACAATCAGCACGGCAAATTGTTGGGGAAGCACTGATTTCCGAAATGCTACTGATTCATATTAGCTTTGCTATTGTTTCCTATGCGGCATTTTCTGTCGCGTTTATCTTTGCCATTTTGTATTTGATTTTGTATCGTCTACTAAAGCAAAAAAAATGGAATAATTTATGGTCGCGGTTGCCTAATTTACAGCAAACGATGAATTGGATTAACTATTCAACCATTATTGGTGTACCCTTATTATTAATTAGTTTAATTTTAGGGCTGGAATGGGCATTTTTAACGTTAGAGGGACTTTCCATTTTTGACGTGAAAATTATTGGCTCATTTGTCGTGTCGGTTGTGTACTTAATTATTTTTTTATTGCACCGCAAAGGTATTTTATTAGGTACGATGTATGCACGCGTCCATATTTACTTGTTTTTACTCGTTGTCGTGAATTTCTTCCTCGGCAGCAAATTATCGAATTTCCATCTATGGGTATAA
- a CDS encoding alanine racemase, whose product MQNWQMQEVLCFPAHFGTVQQGSVIKVEPNWHSEMTESSIVLKGVYVLKGSMQFDFKEREETEQEGTFIEHLAIEKDEAYFEYAIPFSIDIPNDDVENVNIKALQSTVDVNEQGQCVCSWQVHCDVEKKAQPNEEIAMVKEDLQLEPVMKKEIKSEPIVEVTQSDEPIDYVKAIIEESPQLSSEEVDFLEQLAEAYSVVQVHLNKEHK is encoded by the coding sequence ATGCAAAATTGGCAAATGCAAGAGGTGTTATGCTTTCCTGCTCATTTTGGTACAGTGCAACAAGGTTCCGTAATTAAAGTAGAACCAAATTGGCATAGTGAAATGACGGAAAGCTCGATTGTTTTAAAGGGTGTCTATGTATTAAAGGGAAGTATGCAATTTGATTTCAAAGAACGTGAAGAAACAGAGCAAGAAGGTACGTTTATTGAGCATTTGGCAATCGAAAAGGACGAGGCCTATTTTGAATATGCAATCCCGTTTTCGATTGATATCCCAAATGATGACGTGGAAAATGTGAACATTAAGGCATTACAATCCACTGTGGATGTGAATGAGCAAGGGCAATGTGTATGTAGTTGGCAAGTACATTGTGATGTTGAAAAAAAGGCGCAACCAAATGAAGAGATTGCCATGGTTAAAGAGGATCTTCAATTAGAGCCAGTTATGAAAAAGGAAATTAAGTCAGAGCCAATTGTTGAAGTAACGCAGTCTGACGAACCGATCGACTATGTGAAAGCAATAATTGAAGAAAGCCCTCAGTTATCGAGTGAGGAAGTTGATTTTCTTGAGCAACTAGCAGAAGCTTATAGCGTCGTACAAGTACACTTAAATAAAGAACACAAATAA